From Canis lupus baileyi chromosome 16, mCanLup2.hap1, whole genome shotgun sequence, a single genomic window includes:
- the GRIN1 gene encoding glutamate receptor ionotropic, NMDA 1 isoform X8, giving the protein MSTMRLLTLALLFSCSFARAACDPKIVNIGAVLSTRKHEQMFREAVNQANKRHGSWKIQLNATSVTHKPNAIQMALSVCEDLISSQVYAILVSHPPTPNDHFTPTPVSYTAGFYRIPVLGLTTRMSIYSDKSIHLSFLRTVPPYSHQSSVWFEMMRVYSWNHIILLVSDDHEGRAAQKRLETLLEERESKAEKVLQFDPGTKNVTALLMEARELEARVIILSASEDDAATVYRAAAMLNMTGSGYVWLVGEREISGNALRYAPDGIIGLQLINGKNESAHISDAVGVVAQAVHELLEKENITDPPRGCVGNTNIWKTGPLFKRVLMSSKYADGVTGRVEFNEDGDRKFANYSIMNLQNRKLVQVGIYNGTHVIPNDRKIIWPGGETEKPRGYQMSTRLKIVTIHQEPFVYVKPTLSDGTCKEEFTVNGDPVKKVICTGPNDTSPGSPRHTVPQCCYGFCIDLLIKLARTMNFTYEVHLVADGKFGTQERVNNSNKKEWNGMMGELLSGQADMIVAPLTINNERAQYIEFSKPFKYQGLTILVKKEIPRSTLDSFMQPFQSTLWLLVGLSVHVVAVMLYLLDRFSPFGRFKVNSEEEEEDALTLSSAMWFSWGVLLNSGIGEGAPRSFSARILGMVWAGFAMIIVASYTANLAAFLVLDRPEERITGINDPRLRNPSDKFIYATVKQSSVDIYFRRQVELSTMYRHMEKHNYESAAEAIQAVRDNKLHAFIWDSAVLEFEASQKCDLVTTGELFFRSGFGIGMRKDSPWKQNVSLSILKSHENGFMEDLDKTWVRYQECDSRSNAPATLTFENMAGVFMLVAGGIVAGIFLIFIEIAYKRHKDARRKQMQLAFAAVNVWRKNLQQYHPTDITGTLNLSDPSVSTVV; this is encoded by the exons ATGAGCACCATGCGCCTGCTGACACTCGCCCTGCTTTTCTCCTGCTCTTTTGCCCGCGCCGCCTGCGACCCCAAGATTGTCAACATCGGAGCTGTGCTGAGCACGCGGAAGCACGAGCAGATGTTCCGTGAGGCCGTGAACCAGGCCAACAAGCGGCACGGCTCCTGGAAGATCCAACTCAACGCCACGTCGGTCACCCACAAGCCCAACGCCATCCAGATGGCCCTGTCGGTGTGCGAGGACCTCATCTCCAGCCAG GTCTACGCCATCCTAGTTAGCCACCCACCTACCCCCAACGACCACTTCACTCCCACCCCCGTCTCCTACACAGCTGGCTTCTACCGCATCCCCGTCCTGGGGCTCACCACCCGTATGTCCATCTACTCAGACAAG AGCATACACCTGAGCTTCCTGCGCACGGTGCCGCCCTACTCCCACCAGTCGAGCGTCTGGTTCGAGATGATGCGCGTGTACAGCTGGAACCACATCATCCTCCTGGTCAGCGACGACCACGAGGGCAGGGCCGCGCAGAAGCGCCTGGAGACGCTGCTGGAGGAGCGGGAATCCAAG GCTGAGAAGGTGCTGCAGTTTGACCCGGGAACCAAGAATGTGACGGCCCTGCTGATGGAGGCACGAGAGCTGGAGGCCCGGGTCATCATCCTCTCTGCCAG CGAGGACGATGCTGCCACCGTGTACCGTGCAGCTGCGATGCTGAATATGACGGGCTCTGGGTACGTTTGGCTGGTGGGGGAGCGAGAGATCTCCGGGAACGCTCTGCGCTACGCCCCGGATG GCATCATCGGACTACAGCTCATCAATGGCAAGAACGAATCAGCCCACATCAGCGATGCCGTGGGCGTGGTGGCCCAGGCCGTGCACGAACTCCTGGAGAAGGAGAACATCACCGACCCGCCCCGGGGCTGCGTGGGCAACACCAACATCTGGAAGACAGGGCCACTCTTcaagag AGTGCTGATGTCTTCCAAGTATGCAGACGGGGTGACAGGCCGCGTGGAGTTCAACGAGGATGGGGACCGGAAGTTTGCTAACTACAGCATCATGAACTTGCAGAACCGCAAGCTGGTGCAAGTGGGCATCTACAATGGCACCCAT GTGATCCCTAACGACAGGAAGATCATCTGGCCgggtggagagacagagaagcccCGAGGGTACCAGATGTCCACCAGGCTGAAG ATTGTGACCATCCACCAAGAGCCTTTTGTGTACGTCAAGCCCACGCTGAGCGATGGTACGTGCAAGGAGGAGTTCACCGTCAATGGGGACCCGGTCAAGAAAGTGATCTGCACCGGGCCCAACGACACGTCTCCGGGCAGCC CACGCCACACAGTGCCACAGTGCTGCTACGGCTTCTGCATCGACCTGCTCATCAAGCTGGCGAGGACCATGAACTTCACCTACGAGGTGCACCTGGTGGCTGACGGCAAGTTTGGCACTCAGGAGCGG GTGAACAACAGCAATAAGAAGGAGTGGAACGGGATGATGGGCGAGCTGCTCAGCGGGCAGGCGGACATGATCGTGGCGCCGCTGACCATCAACAATGAGCGGGCACAGTACATCGAGTTCTCCAAGCCCTTCAAGTACCAGGGCCTGACCATTCTGGTCAAGAAG GAGATCCCCCGTAGCACACTGGACTCGTTCATGCAGCCTTTCCAGAGCACGCTGTGGCTGCTGGTGGGGCTGTCAGTGCACGTGGTGGCTGTGATGCTGTACCTGCTGGACCGTTTCAG CCCCTTTGGCCGATTCAAGGTGAACagtgaagaagaggaggaagatgcgCTGACCCTGTCTTCAGCCATGTGGTTCTCCTGGGGCGTCCTGCTCAACTCAGGCATTGGGGAAG GCGCCCCCCGAAGCTTCTCAGCGCGCATCCTGGGCATGGTGTGGGCCGGGTTTGCCATGATCATTGTGGCCTCCTACACTGCCAACCTGGCTGCCTTCCTGGTGCTGGACCGGCCTGAGGAGCGCATCACAGGCATCAACGACCCACGG CTGAGGAATCCCTCCGACAAGTTCATCTATGCAACTGTGAAGCAGAGCTCAGTGGACATCTACTTCCGGCGGCAGGTGGAGCTGAGCACCATGTACCGACACATGGAGAAGCATAACTATGAGAGTGCAGCCGAAGCTATCCAAGCCGTGCGGGACAA CAAGCTTCATGCCTTCATTTGGGACTCGGCGGTGCTGGAGTTTGAGGCCTCACAGAAGTGTGATCTAGTGACCACCGGCGAGCTGTTCTTCCGCTCAGGCTTTGGTATTGGCATGCGCAAGGACAGCCCCTGGAAACAGAACGTCTCCCTGTCCATCCTCAA GTCCCACGAGAATGGCTTCATGGAAGACCTGGACAAGACGTGGGTGCGGTACCAGGAGTGTGACTCTCGCAGCAACGCCCCTGCCACCCTCACCTTTGAGAACATGGCAG GGGTCTTCATGCTGGTGGCCGGGGGTATTGTGGCTGGGATCTTCCTCATCTTCATCGAGATCGCCTACAAGCGGCACAAGGACGCTCGCCGGAAGCAGATGCAGCTAGCCTTTGCGGCAGTGAACGTGTGGAGAAAGAATCTGCAG
- the GRIN1 gene encoding glutamate receptor ionotropic, NMDA 1 isoform X4: protein MSTMRLLTLALLFSCSFARAACDPKIVNIGAVLSTRKHEQMFREAVNQANKRHGSWKIQLNATSVTHKPNAIQMALSVCEDLISSQVYAILVSHPPTPNDHFTPTPVSYTAGFYRIPVLGLTTRMSIYSDKSIHLSFLRTVPPYSHQSSVWFEMMRVYSWNHIILLVSDDHEGRAAQKRLETLLEERESKAEKVLQFDPGTKNVTALLMEARELEARVIILSASEDDAATVYRAAAMLNMTGSGYVWLVGEREISGNALRYAPDGIIGLQLINGKNESAHISDAVGVVAQAVHELLEKENITDPPRGCVGNTNIWKTGPLFKRVLMSSKYADGVTGRVEFNEDGDRKFANYSIMNLQNRKLVQVGIYNGTHVIPNDRKIIWPGGETEKPRGYQMSTRLKIVTIHQEPFVYVKPTLSDGTCKEEFTVNGDPVKKVICTGPNDTSPGSPRHTVPQCCYGFCIDLLIKLARTMNFTYEVHLVADGKFGTQERVNNSNKKEWNGMMGELLSGQADMIVAPLTINNERAQYIEFSKPFKYQGLTILVKKEIPRSTLDSFMQPFQSTLWLLVGLSVHVVAVMLYLLDRFSPFGRFKVNSEEEEEDALTLSSAMWFSWGVLLNSGIGEGAPRSFSARILGMVWAGFAMIIVASYTANLAAFLVLDRPEERITGINDPRLRNPSDKFIYATVKQSSVDIYFRRQVELSTMYRHMEKHNYESAAEAIQAVRDNKLHAFIWDSAVLEFEASQKCDLVTTGELFFRSGFGIGMRKDSPWKQNVSLSILKSHENGFMEDLDKTWVRYQECDSRSNAPATLTFENMAGVFMLVAGGIVAGIFLIFIEIAYKRHKDARRKQMQLAFAAVNVWRKNLQDRKSGRAEPDPKKKATFRAITSTLASSFKRRRSSKDTQYHPTDITGTLNLSDPSVSTVV from the exons ATGAGCACCATGCGCCTGCTGACACTCGCCCTGCTTTTCTCCTGCTCTTTTGCCCGCGCCGCCTGCGACCCCAAGATTGTCAACATCGGAGCTGTGCTGAGCACGCGGAAGCACGAGCAGATGTTCCGTGAGGCCGTGAACCAGGCCAACAAGCGGCACGGCTCCTGGAAGATCCAACTCAACGCCACGTCGGTCACCCACAAGCCCAACGCCATCCAGATGGCCCTGTCGGTGTGCGAGGACCTCATCTCCAGCCAG GTCTACGCCATCCTAGTTAGCCACCCACCTACCCCCAACGACCACTTCACTCCCACCCCCGTCTCCTACACAGCTGGCTTCTACCGCATCCCCGTCCTGGGGCTCACCACCCGTATGTCCATCTACTCAGACAAG AGCATACACCTGAGCTTCCTGCGCACGGTGCCGCCCTACTCCCACCAGTCGAGCGTCTGGTTCGAGATGATGCGCGTGTACAGCTGGAACCACATCATCCTCCTGGTCAGCGACGACCACGAGGGCAGGGCCGCGCAGAAGCGCCTGGAGACGCTGCTGGAGGAGCGGGAATCCAAG GCTGAGAAGGTGCTGCAGTTTGACCCGGGAACCAAGAATGTGACGGCCCTGCTGATGGAGGCACGAGAGCTGGAGGCCCGGGTCATCATCCTCTCTGCCAG CGAGGACGATGCTGCCACCGTGTACCGTGCAGCTGCGATGCTGAATATGACGGGCTCTGGGTACGTTTGGCTGGTGGGGGAGCGAGAGATCTCCGGGAACGCTCTGCGCTACGCCCCGGATG GCATCATCGGACTACAGCTCATCAATGGCAAGAACGAATCAGCCCACATCAGCGATGCCGTGGGCGTGGTGGCCCAGGCCGTGCACGAACTCCTGGAGAAGGAGAACATCACCGACCCGCCCCGGGGCTGCGTGGGCAACACCAACATCTGGAAGACAGGGCCACTCTTcaagag AGTGCTGATGTCTTCCAAGTATGCAGACGGGGTGACAGGCCGCGTGGAGTTCAACGAGGATGGGGACCGGAAGTTTGCTAACTACAGCATCATGAACTTGCAGAACCGCAAGCTGGTGCAAGTGGGCATCTACAATGGCACCCAT GTGATCCCTAACGACAGGAAGATCATCTGGCCgggtggagagacagagaagcccCGAGGGTACCAGATGTCCACCAGGCTGAAG ATTGTGACCATCCACCAAGAGCCTTTTGTGTACGTCAAGCCCACGCTGAGCGATGGTACGTGCAAGGAGGAGTTCACCGTCAATGGGGACCCGGTCAAGAAAGTGATCTGCACCGGGCCCAACGACACGTCTCCGGGCAGCC CACGCCACACAGTGCCACAGTGCTGCTACGGCTTCTGCATCGACCTGCTCATCAAGCTGGCGAGGACCATGAACTTCACCTACGAGGTGCACCTGGTGGCTGACGGCAAGTTTGGCACTCAGGAGCGG GTGAACAACAGCAATAAGAAGGAGTGGAACGGGATGATGGGCGAGCTGCTCAGCGGGCAGGCGGACATGATCGTGGCGCCGCTGACCATCAACAATGAGCGGGCACAGTACATCGAGTTCTCCAAGCCCTTCAAGTACCAGGGCCTGACCATTCTGGTCAAGAAG GAGATCCCCCGTAGCACACTGGACTCGTTCATGCAGCCTTTCCAGAGCACGCTGTGGCTGCTGGTGGGGCTGTCAGTGCACGTGGTGGCTGTGATGCTGTACCTGCTGGACCGTTTCAG CCCCTTTGGCCGATTCAAGGTGAACagtgaagaagaggaggaagatgcgCTGACCCTGTCTTCAGCCATGTGGTTCTCCTGGGGCGTCCTGCTCAACTCAGGCATTGGGGAAG GCGCCCCCCGAAGCTTCTCAGCGCGCATCCTGGGCATGGTGTGGGCCGGGTTTGCCATGATCATTGTGGCCTCCTACACTGCCAACCTGGCTGCCTTCCTGGTGCTGGACCGGCCTGAGGAGCGCATCACAGGCATCAACGACCCACGG CTGAGGAATCCCTCCGACAAGTTCATCTATGCAACTGTGAAGCAGAGCTCAGTGGACATCTACTTCCGGCGGCAGGTGGAGCTGAGCACCATGTACCGACACATGGAGAAGCATAACTATGAGAGTGCAGCCGAAGCTATCCAAGCCGTGCGGGACAA CAAGCTTCATGCCTTCATTTGGGACTCGGCGGTGCTGGAGTTTGAGGCCTCACAGAAGTGTGATCTAGTGACCACCGGCGAGCTGTTCTTCCGCTCAGGCTTTGGTATTGGCATGCGCAAGGACAGCCCCTGGAAACAGAACGTCTCCCTGTCCATCCTCAA GTCCCACGAGAATGGCTTCATGGAAGACCTGGACAAGACGTGGGTGCGGTACCAGGAGTGTGACTCTCGCAGCAACGCCCCTGCCACCCTCACCTTTGAGAACATGGCAG GGGTCTTCATGCTGGTGGCCGGGGGTATTGTGGCTGGGATCTTCCTCATCTTCATCGAGATCGCCTACAAGCGGCACAAGGACGCTCGCCGGAAGCAGATGCAGCTAGCCTTTGCGGCAGTGAACGTGTGGAGAAAGAATCTGCAG GATAGAAAGAGTGGTAGAGCAGAGCCCGACCCTAAAAAGAAAGCCACATTTAGGGCTATCACCTCCACCTTGGCTTCCAGCTTCAAGAGACGTAGGTCCTCCAAAGACACG
- the GRIN1 gene encoding glutamate receptor ionotropic, NMDA 1 isoform X3, with amino-acid sequence MSTMRLLTLALLFSCSFARAACDPKIVNIGAVLSTRKHEQMFREAVNQANKRHGSWKIQLNATSVTHKPNAIQMALSVCEDLISSQVYAILVSHPPTPNDHFTPTPVSYTAGFYRIPVLGLTTRMSIYSDKSIHLSFLRTVPPYSHQSSVWFEMMRVYSWNHIILLVSDDHEGRAAQKRLETLLEERESKAEKVLQFDPGTKNVTALLMEARELEARVIILSASEDDAATVYRAAAMLNMTGSGYVWLVGEREISGNALRYAPDGIIGLQLINGKNESAHISDAVGVVAQAVHELLEKENITDPPRGCVGNTNIWKTGPLFKRVLMSSKYADGVTGRVEFNEDGDRKFANYSIMNLQNRKLVQVGIYNGTHVIPNDRKIIWPGGETEKPRGYQMSTRLKIVTIHQEPFVYVKPTLSDGTCKEEFTVNGDPVKKVICTGPNDTSPGSPRHTVPQCCYGFCIDLLIKLARTMNFTYEVHLVADGKFGTQERVNNSNKKEWNGMMGELLSGQADMIVAPLTINNERAQYIEFSKPFKYQGLTILVKKEIPRSTLDSFMQPFQSTLWLLVGLSVHVVAVMLYLLDRFSPFGRFKVNSEEEEEDALTLSSAMWFSWGVLLNSGIGEGAPRSFSARILGMVWAGFAMIIVASYTANLAAFLVLDRPEERITGINDPRLRNPSDKFIYATVKQSSVDIYFRRQVELSTMYRHMEKHNYESAAEAIQAVRDNKLHAFIWDSAVLEFEASQKCDLVTTGELFFRSGFGIGMRKDSPWKQNVSLSILKSHENGFMEDLDKTWVRYQECDSRSNAPATLTFENMAGVFMLVAGGIVAGIFLIFIEIAYKRHKDARRKQMQLAFAAVNVWRKNLQDRKSGRAEPDPKKKATFRAITSTLASSFKRRRSSKDTSTGGGRGALQNQKDTVLPRRAIEREEGQLQMCARHRES; translated from the exons ATGAGCACCATGCGCCTGCTGACACTCGCCCTGCTTTTCTCCTGCTCTTTTGCCCGCGCCGCCTGCGACCCCAAGATTGTCAACATCGGAGCTGTGCTGAGCACGCGGAAGCACGAGCAGATGTTCCGTGAGGCCGTGAACCAGGCCAACAAGCGGCACGGCTCCTGGAAGATCCAACTCAACGCCACGTCGGTCACCCACAAGCCCAACGCCATCCAGATGGCCCTGTCGGTGTGCGAGGACCTCATCTCCAGCCAG GTCTACGCCATCCTAGTTAGCCACCCACCTACCCCCAACGACCACTTCACTCCCACCCCCGTCTCCTACACAGCTGGCTTCTACCGCATCCCCGTCCTGGGGCTCACCACCCGTATGTCCATCTACTCAGACAAG AGCATACACCTGAGCTTCCTGCGCACGGTGCCGCCCTACTCCCACCAGTCGAGCGTCTGGTTCGAGATGATGCGCGTGTACAGCTGGAACCACATCATCCTCCTGGTCAGCGACGACCACGAGGGCAGGGCCGCGCAGAAGCGCCTGGAGACGCTGCTGGAGGAGCGGGAATCCAAG GCTGAGAAGGTGCTGCAGTTTGACCCGGGAACCAAGAATGTGACGGCCCTGCTGATGGAGGCACGAGAGCTGGAGGCCCGGGTCATCATCCTCTCTGCCAG CGAGGACGATGCTGCCACCGTGTACCGTGCAGCTGCGATGCTGAATATGACGGGCTCTGGGTACGTTTGGCTGGTGGGGGAGCGAGAGATCTCCGGGAACGCTCTGCGCTACGCCCCGGATG GCATCATCGGACTACAGCTCATCAATGGCAAGAACGAATCAGCCCACATCAGCGATGCCGTGGGCGTGGTGGCCCAGGCCGTGCACGAACTCCTGGAGAAGGAGAACATCACCGACCCGCCCCGGGGCTGCGTGGGCAACACCAACATCTGGAAGACAGGGCCACTCTTcaagag AGTGCTGATGTCTTCCAAGTATGCAGACGGGGTGACAGGCCGCGTGGAGTTCAACGAGGATGGGGACCGGAAGTTTGCTAACTACAGCATCATGAACTTGCAGAACCGCAAGCTGGTGCAAGTGGGCATCTACAATGGCACCCAT GTGATCCCTAACGACAGGAAGATCATCTGGCCgggtggagagacagagaagcccCGAGGGTACCAGATGTCCACCAGGCTGAAG ATTGTGACCATCCACCAAGAGCCTTTTGTGTACGTCAAGCCCACGCTGAGCGATGGTACGTGCAAGGAGGAGTTCACCGTCAATGGGGACCCGGTCAAGAAAGTGATCTGCACCGGGCCCAACGACACGTCTCCGGGCAGCC CACGCCACACAGTGCCACAGTGCTGCTACGGCTTCTGCATCGACCTGCTCATCAAGCTGGCGAGGACCATGAACTTCACCTACGAGGTGCACCTGGTGGCTGACGGCAAGTTTGGCACTCAGGAGCGG GTGAACAACAGCAATAAGAAGGAGTGGAACGGGATGATGGGCGAGCTGCTCAGCGGGCAGGCGGACATGATCGTGGCGCCGCTGACCATCAACAATGAGCGGGCACAGTACATCGAGTTCTCCAAGCCCTTCAAGTACCAGGGCCTGACCATTCTGGTCAAGAAG GAGATCCCCCGTAGCACACTGGACTCGTTCATGCAGCCTTTCCAGAGCACGCTGTGGCTGCTGGTGGGGCTGTCAGTGCACGTGGTGGCTGTGATGCTGTACCTGCTGGACCGTTTCAG CCCCTTTGGCCGATTCAAGGTGAACagtgaagaagaggaggaagatgcgCTGACCCTGTCTTCAGCCATGTGGTTCTCCTGGGGCGTCCTGCTCAACTCAGGCATTGGGGAAG GCGCCCCCCGAAGCTTCTCAGCGCGCATCCTGGGCATGGTGTGGGCCGGGTTTGCCATGATCATTGTGGCCTCCTACACTGCCAACCTGGCTGCCTTCCTGGTGCTGGACCGGCCTGAGGAGCGCATCACAGGCATCAACGACCCACGG CTGAGGAATCCCTCCGACAAGTTCATCTATGCAACTGTGAAGCAGAGCTCAGTGGACATCTACTTCCGGCGGCAGGTGGAGCTGAGCACCATGTACCGACACATGGAGAAGCATAACTATGAGAGTGCAGCCGAAGCTATCCAAGCCGTGCGGGACAA CAAGCTTCATGCCTTCATTTGGGACTCGGCGGTGCTGGAGTTTGAGGCCTCACAGAAGTGTGATCTAGTGACCACCGGCGAGCTGTTCTTCCGCTCAGGCTTTGGTATTGGCATGCGCAAGGACAGCCCCTGGAAACAGAACGTCTCCCTGTCCATCCTCAA GTCCCACGAGAATGGCTTCATGGAAGACCTGGACAAGACGTGGGTGCGGTACCAGGAGTGTGACTCTCGCAGCAACGCCCCTGCCACCCTCACCTTTGAGAACATGGCAG GGGTCTTCATGCTGGTGGCCGGGGGTATTGTGGCTGGGATCTTCCTCATCTTCATCGAGATCGCCTACAAGCGGCACAAGGACGCTCGCCGGAAGCAGATGCAGCTAGCCTTTGCGGCAGTGAACGTGTGGAGAAAGAATCTGCAG GATAGAAAGAGTGGTAGAGCAGAGCCCGACCCTAAAAAGAAAGCCACATTTAGGGCTATCACCTCCACCTTGGCTTCCAGCTTCAAGAGACGTAGGTCCTCCAAAGACACG AGCACCGGGGGTGGACGCGGCGCTTTGCAAAACCAAAAAGACACAGTGCTGCCGCGACGCGCTATTGAGAGGGAGGAGGGCCAGCTGCAGATGTGTGCCCGTCATAGGGAGAGCTGA
- the GRIN1 gene encoding glutamate receptor ionotropic, NMDA 1 isoform X2, protein MSTMRLLTLALLFSCSFARAACDPKIVNIGAVLSTRKHEQMFREAVNQANKRHGSWKIQLNATSVTHKPNAIQMALSVCEDLISSQVYAILVSHPPTPNDHFTPTPVSYTAGFYRIPVLGLTTRMSIYSDKSIHLSFLRTVPPYSHQSSVWFEMMRVYSWNHIILLVSDDHEGRAAQKRLETLLEERESKSKKRNYENLDQLSYDHKRGPKAEKVLQFDPGTKNVTALLMEARELEARVIILSASEDDAATVYRAAAMLNMTGSGYVWLVGEREISGNALRYAPDGIIGLQLINGKNESAHISDAVGVVAQAVHELLEKENITDPPRGCVGNTNIWKTGPLFKRVLMSSKYADGVTGRVEFNEDGDRKFANYSIMNLQNRKLVQVGIYNGTHVIPNDRKIIWPGGETEKPRGYQMSTRLKIVTIHQEPFVYVKPTLSDGTCKEEFTVNGDPVKKVICTGPNDTSPGSPRHTVPQCCYGFCIDLLIKLARTMNFTYEVHLVADGKFGTQERVNNSNKKEWNGMMGELLSGQADMIVAPLTINNERAQYIEFSKPFKYQGLTILVKKEIPRSTLDSFMQPFQSTLWLLVGLSVHVVAVMLYLLDRFSPFGRFKVNSEEEEEDALTLSSAMWFSWGVLLNSGIGEGAPRSFSARILGMVWAGFAMIIVASYTANLAAFLVLDRPEERITGINDPRLRNPSDKFIYATVKQSSVDIYFRRQVELSTMYRHMEKHNYESAAEAIQAVRDNKLHAFIWDSAVLEFEASQKCDLVTTGELFFRSGFGIGMRKDSPWKQNVSLSILKSHENGFMEDLDKTWVRYQECDSRSNAPATLTFENMAGVFMLVAGGIVAGIFLIFIEIAYKRHKDARRKQMQLAFAAVNVWRKNLQDRKSGRAEPDPKKKATFRAITSTLASSFKRRRSSKDTQYHPTDITGTLNLSDPSVSTVV, encoded by the exons ATGAGCACCATGCGCCTGCTGACACTCGCCCTGCTTTTCTCCTGCTCTTTTGCCCGCGCCGCCTGCGACCCCAAGATTGTCAACATCGGAGCTGTGCTGAGCACGCGGAAGCACGAGCAGATGTTCCGTGAGGCCGTGAACCAGGCCAACAAGCGGCACGGCTCCTGGAAGATCCAACTCAACGCCACGTCGGTCACCCACAAGCCCAACGCCATCCAGATGGCCCTGTCGGTGTGCGAGGACCTCATCTCCAGCCAG GTCTACGCCATCCTAGTTAGCCACCCACCTACCCCCAACGACCACTTCACTCCCACCCCCGTCTCCTACACAGCTGGCTTCTACCGCATCCCCGTCCTGGGGCTCACCACCCGTATGTCCATCTACTCAGACAAG AGCATACACCTGAGCTTCCTGCGCACGGTGCCGCCCTACTCCCACCAGTCGAGCGTCTGGTTCGAGATGATGCGCGTGTACAGCTGGAACCACATCATCCTCCTGGTCAGCGACGACCACGAGGGCAGGGCCGCGCAGAAGCGCCTGGAGACGCTGCTGGAGGAGCGGGAATCCAAG AGTAAAAAAAGGAACTATGAAAACCTCGACCAACTGTCCTATGACCACAAGCGCGGACCCAAG GCTGAGAAGGTGCTGCAGTTTGACCCGGGAACCAAGAATGTGACGGCCCTGCTGATGGAGGCACGAGAGCTGGAGGCCCGGGTCATCATCCTCTCTGCCAG CGAGGACGATGCTGCCACCGTGTACCGTGCAGCTGCGATGCTGAATATGACGGGCTCTGGGTACGTTTGGCTGGTGGGGGAGCGAGAGATCTCCGGGAACGCTCTGCGCTACGCCCCGGATG GCATCATCGGACTACAGCTCATCAATGGCAAGAACGAATCAGCCCACATCAGCGATGCCGTGGGCGTGGTGGCCCAGGCCGTGCACGAACTCCTGGAGAAGGAGAACATCACCGACCCGCCCCGGGGCTGCGTGGGCAACACCAACATCTGGAAGACAGGGCCACTCTTcaagag AGTGCTGATGTCTTCCAAGTATGCAGACGGGGTGACAGGCCGCGTGGAGTTCAACGAGGATGGGGACCGGAAGTTTGCTAACTACAGCATCATGAACTTGCAGAACCGCAAGCTGGTGCAAGTGGGCATCTACAATGGCACCCAT GTGATCCCTAACGACAGGAAGATCATCTGGCCgggtggagagacagagaagcccCGAGGGTACCAGATGTCCACCAGGCTGAAG ATTGTGACCATCCACCAAGAGCCTTTTGTGTACGTCAAGCCCACGCTGAGCGATGGTACGTGCAAGGAGGAGTTCACCGTCAATGGGGACCCGGTCAAGAAAGTGATCTGCACCGGGCCCAACGACACGTCTCCGGGCAGCC CACGCCACACAGTGCCACAGTGCTGCTACGGCTTCTGCATCGACCTGCTCATCAAGCTGGCGAGGACCATGAACTTCACCTACGAGGTGCACCTGGTGGCTGACGGCAAGTTTGGCACTCAGGAGCGG GTGAACAACAGCAATAAGAAGGAGTGGAACGGGATGATGGGCGAGCTGCTCAGCGGGCAGGCGGACATGATCGTGGCGCCGCTGACCATCAACAATGAGCGGGCACAGTACATCGAGTTCTCCAAGCCCTTCAAGTACCAGGGCCTGACCATTCTGGTCAAGAAG GAGATCCCCCGTAGCACACTGGACTCGTTCATGCAGCCTTTCCAGAGCACGCTGTGGCTGCTGGTGGGGCTGTCAGTGCACGTGGTGGCTGTGATGCTGTACCTGCTGGACCGTTTCAG CCCCTTTGGCCGATTCAAGGTGAACagtgaagaagaggaggaagatgcgCTGACCCTGTCTTCAGCCATGTGGTTCTCCTGGGGCGTCCTGCTCAACTCAGGCATTGGGGAAG GCGCCCCCCGAAGCTTCTCAGCGCGCATCCTGGGCATGGTGTGGGCCGGGTTTGCCATGATCATTGTGGCCTCCTACACTGCCAACCTGGCTGCCTTCCTGGTGCTGGACCGGCCTGAGGAGCGCATCACAGGCATCAACGACCCACGG CTGAGGAATCCCTCCGACAAGTTCATCTATGCAACTGTGAAGCAGAGCTCAGTGGACATCTACTTCCGGCGGCAGGTGGAGCTGAGCACCATGTACCGACACATGGAGAAGCATAACTATGAGAGTGCAGCCGAAGCTATCCAAGCCGTGCGGGACAA CAAGCTTCATGCCTTCATTTGGGACTCGGCGGTGCTGGAGTTTGAGGCCTCACAGAAGTGTGATCTAGTGACCACCGGCGAGCTGTTCTTCCGCTCAGGCTTTGGTATTGGCATGCGCAAGGACAGCCCCTGGAAACAGAACGTCTCCCTGTCCATCCTCAA GTCCCACGAGAATGGCTTCATGGAAGACCTGGACAAGACGTGGGTGCGGTACCAGGAGTGTGACTCTCGCAGCAACGCCCCTGCCACCCTCACCTTTGAGAACATGGCAG GGGTCTTCATGCTGGTGGCCGGGGGTATTGTGGCTGGGATCTTCCTCATCTTCATCGAGATCGCCTACAAGCGGCACAAGGACGCTCGCCGGAAGCAGATGCAGCTAGCCTTTGCGGCAGTGAACGTGTGGAGAAAGAATCTGCAG GATAGAAAGAGTGGTAGAGCAGAGCCCGACCCTAAAAAGAAAGCCACATTTAGGGCTATCACCTCCACCTTGGCTTCCAGCTTCAAGAGACGTAGGTCCTCCAAAGACACG